A region of the Gammaproteobacteria bacterium genome:
AAATTTTCGTTCTATTTCTTGTGCCATCAGCGCTCAAACACTGCCATTGCTTCAACATGCGCTGTGTGCGGGAACATATCCATAATACCGGCTTTGACTAATTTATACCCTTGCTCGTGCACTAACAATTCCGTATCACGCGCCAAGCTACCCGGATGGCAAGAAACATAAACAATGCGTTTAAACTTGACCGGTTGTAATTCTTTAATGATGTCATAAGCACCAGAGCGCGGCGGGTCAAGCAGCATCTTTTCAACACCTTGTTGAATAAATGATTTAAACCAGGGCGTATCAATCAGCGGTTTACTCAAATCCGCTACGTGAAATTCAACATTATCAATAGCATTACGTTCAGCGTTATCTTTCGCCCTTTGTACCAAACTGGCTTCACCCTCAACCGCCAGCACTTCACCAGCGAAACGAGCCATAGGTAAGCTGAAATTCCCTAAGCCACAAAACAAATCGAAGACTCGGTCTTGTTTATTTAAATCGAGCAAGCTAATCGCCTGGCTAATCATCTGTTGATTAATACTTTGGTTAACCTGGGTAAAGTCACTGGGTAAAAATTCAAACTCAAGATCAAATTGATCAAGCCGGTAAGATAGTTTTGAATCAAGCGGCCACAGTGGCACAACACTGCTTGGCCCCGCTGGTTGTAGATAAATATGTAAACCACTGTTCTTAGCGAAGTCAATTAAACTGGCTGTATCGTTGTCGTCCAACTCGATCATGTTACGAAATATCAATGCCGTAACCGTATCACCCATCGCGACTTCGATTTGCGCAATCTCTTTCGCCGCATTCATACCACCCACTAGCTCGCGTAGCTGATTTATACGTTCACCGACATTAGGGTGCAACACCTCGCAGCGCTGCATATCCGTTAAAAAACGGCCGTCCTTCTCGCGAAAACCAATTAGCAGTGATTGTTTCTTGGTGACATAACGCACACCGAGCCTTGCCTTGCGCCGATAACCCCAAAAATTGCCCGTCATAACAGGCAACACTTCTTGTGGTTCGGTTTTGCCGATGCGTTTTAACGCTTCAAGCAAGCTACCTTGCTTGAGTGAAATTTGTGCCTCACTATTAAGATGCTGAAGACTGCAACCACCACACATGTTGGCGGCAGCGCAGCGCGGCTCAACTCTGTCAGTAGACGCATTTTTAATGCTAATTAATTCAGCAACGTCCCAGCGCCGACGACGTTTTTTTAAATTAAAGGTGACTTCTTCACCCGGTAGCGCACCATGAATAAACACTGTTTTACCGTCAACGCGCACCACTCCTTTACCATCGTGGCTAAGGTCTTCAACTATTGCCGTATGTTCAGTAATGGCCTGTTTTTTTGCTCTAGACATATTAGGAGTTAGTTTTTCCAGGCGCTCAGAAAGCGATCAAAGTGTTCATGTTTTTCTTCTGCCAAGACACTCCTAAGCATTTGACATTCATTAATATATTCAGCCTCAAGTAACTGGCCACGAATCATCTGATAACGCAGATAAATTAAATAGGTATTAAGCACATCAAGCTCGCAATAGTGACGAATACCCTTAATGTCACCGGCTTGATAGGCATCCCACACCTTGGCGCCACTCATGCCCATTTTGCCAGGAAAACCAAGCAGGGCTGCCATTTCATCCAGTGGTGCATTGGCGCGCGGACTAAAGCCGGCTAACACATCCATTAAGTCGGTATGACGTTGATGGTAACGGCTCAGATAATTATTCCACTTGAAGTCTCGATCATCATCACCATTGTCCCAATAACGTGGTGCGACAACGCCATTAACCAACATACGATAGTGTAAAACGGGCAGATCAAAACCACTACCATTCCATGATACCAAGGTGGGCGTATATTTATTTATGCCCTCAAAAAAACGTTGGATAAGCTCTTTTTCTGATGAGCCCTCATCACCAAGCGACCACACTTTAAGCCGGTCAGAAGAGCCACGAAACACAACGGATATGGCGACAATGCGATGTAGATGATGGCGCAAAAATTCGGTGTTAGCCTGCTGACGACGGTGATAAAACAACACATCAGCTACGCCCTTATCATCTAGCCCCTCAAGGTCATGAATACGTCGCGCACCCTCGACATCGGGCACGGTTTCTATATCAAATACAAATACGTTCATGGTCAAGGAAAAATACCCGTTGAGAGATAGCGATCACCACGATCACAAACAATACTCACAATCGTCGCGTTTTCGACTTCTTGTGATAGACGTAAAGCCGCACATAAAGCCCCGCCGGATGACATGCCAGCGAATATGCCTTCTTCACGCGCCATCGCGAGCATCGTCTCAGTAGCCTCTTGTTCATTAACCTCAATAATACGATCGACACGCGTCTCATCATAAATTTTAGGTAGATATTCTTTTGGCCAACGACGAATACCAGGGATGGCAGATCCTTCTGTGGGGTGCACGCCAATAATTTGAATAGCTGAATTCTTTTCTTTCAGGTAACGGGAGCTACCCATAATGGTTCCGGTTGTGCCCATCGATGAAACAAAATGAGTGATCGTACCTTGGCTATCATACCAAATCTCTTTTGCTGTGCCTTCATAATGCGCCAATGGATTAGCCGAATTAGCAAACTGATCCAACAGCTTACCTTTACCTTTGGCAACCAATTCACGCGCAACATCAATGGCCTTTTCCATACTGCCTGCTTTAGGCGTTAACACAATCTCAGCCCCGTAAGCACGCATAATACTACGCCGTTCCAGGCTCATATGCTCAGGCATAACCAAAATCATATGGTAACCCTTAACCGCCGCCGCCATTGCTAAGGCAATGCCGGTATTGCCGCTGGTAGGCTCAATTAAGGTATCACCAGGTGTAATATCACCACGCATCTCAGCACGGCTGATCATGCTAATAGCAGGACGATCTTTGACCGACCCAGCAGGGTTATTGCCTTCTAATTTCAATAAAATAGTGTTACTACTTTGCCCGATTAATCGTTGCAAGCGCACTAGCGGTGTATTACCGACAAAATCTTCAATAGTTGGAAAATGCATGCGCGAATTCTATCGTAAAAACAGACACTTTGCTTGCTGAAACGGCAAAAGAACACCCTTTTACAATGACCTGTTATACACTCGACAATCGCTTGCAAAGGGATAATACCTACGGTATTTAGAAGCAATGAACGTGAAAAAGACAAACAATAGTCGCCATATCCTTATTGTCGATGACCATGATATTAATCTGAGGGTGGTCTCTCACTTATTGCAACGCAACGGGCATCAATATCAACTGGCTAGCAGCGCTATTGAAGCAGTTACTCTGGCCAATCAACAAAAGTTTGACGTGATATTAATGGATATCCATATGCCCGATGTCAATGGAGTCGAAGCAGTTAAACGTATACGTAATACCGAGTGTATAAACCAAACCACTCCGATCATCGCCTTAACCGCAGATTCTTTTAGTTTAAGCCTACGTGAATTAATTAACATCGGCTTTAATGATCGGCTTATCAAGCCTGTGACCGAGCAAGATTTACTTTACCAACTCAACAACTGGTTTGACACGAATGACGACAATAATAAAGAGGCCAGAAAAAACACGCGCGATAAAAACAAAAAAGCAGTCTCTACCCTCAACGAATTACGCACCATGCTACTTAAAGAACTGCCAACGAACCTGGTACAACTGGGGAACTATCAGCGCAACAACGATTCCGAAGCAATTTATCAGCTTGCGCATCGGCTTCATGGTGCGAGCTGTTACGTTGACTGGCCCAACCTTAAAGCGGCAGCAAATACTCTAGAGTCGCATATTTTAAATGCCCAAGACCCCGATAAAATTGACAAATGTACCCGACGTTTAACACAAACCATTGAGCAGATAATTAAAGATAACGCCTAAGAGGAATGCTTAACAATATTGGGCTTATTCCATATTATCAAGAATTGTCTTTTTAATAGCATCAAGTGTTGCATCAACCGTAACGAATGTCGATTGACCTTGTTTCATAGCGATATCAGGATCTTTCAGGCCATGACCAGTTAGTGTACAAACAATCGTACTACCTTCTTTTATCTTACCTGATTTAATGTCCTCAATCGCGCCGGCCAACGATGCTGCAGAGGCGGGCTCACAAAAAATCCCCTCTTTTTCAGTTAGTAATTTTTGCGTGCTAAGAATTAGCTCATCAGTACACTCATCAAACCAACCCTTTGACTCTTCTTTGACTTTCCAGGCTTGATGCCACGATTGTGGATGACCAATACGAATCGCGGTTGCCACCGTATCTGGATCATCAACCATATCACCACGCATAAACGGTGCCGAACCACTGGCCTGATAGCCCACCATGACTGGACGATTCCCCACAATAGGGTCACCCGTATACTTACAATGACCATCACAAAAGGTGCAGGCCTCAGTCACACAATCACCTGACGCAGCAGAGGATTCACAATAACCAATCCAATGTGCCGTAATATTACCGGCATTACCTACGGGTAAACAGTGATAATCCGGTGCGCGACCTAGCTCTTCAATAATTTCAAAGGCCGCTGTTTTCTGACCCTGTAAACGAAACGGATTAATAGAGTTCACTATTGTTACCGGTGCCGTTTCGGCAACTTCTTTGACTAAGCGCATACCGTCATCAAAATTACCTTTAATTTGAATGATAACAGCACCATACATCATCGTCTGAGCAAGTTTACCAAGCGCGATTTTACCTTCCGGTATTAAAACAAACGCAGCAATGCCTGCGCGCGCTGCATAGGCAGCGGCTGAAGCTGAGGTATTACCCGTTGAGGCGCAAATGATGGCCTTACTGCCCGCTTCAACGGCCTTGGTCACCGCCATGGTCATACCGCGATCTTTAAACGAACCAGTAGGGTTTAAACCTTCATATTTAACATAGATGTCAACATCTTTGCCTAGTATGTCAGGAATATTATGCAAGCGAATTAACGGCGTATTGCCTTCACCCAGGCTGATTACTCGTGCGTCATCGTTAACGGGCAAACGATCACGATAGGCATCAATTAAGCCTGTGTAGCGATTACGAAATGGCATAGTCTGTTCTCAAAATGAATAAATAGTAGTTAGTTTAATGATTCAACACGAATACGCGCGATATTCCCTGTCACTGATGATAACTGTGAAATACCATCAAGCGCTGCATTCATCTTCGCTTCTTTGACTCTTTGCGTTAACAGCACAATAGGCACCAGGTTGTCATCGCCCGATGAGCCTTTTTGCCCTTTTTGCCCTTTTTGTAAGATAGCTTCGATGCTAATGCCCTGCTCACCAAGCAAGCGGGTGACATCGGCCAACACGCCGGGTTCATCAACTGCGTTCATTCTTAAATAATAAGCTGTTTCAAACTCGTCGGCTGTTAACACGGCAATATCAGACAAAGCATCCGCCTGAAATGCTAAATGCGGCACACGGTTTTCAGGATCAGTCGTTAATGCACGCACCACATCGACCAGGTCAGCAACAACGGCTGAAGCCGTGGCCTCAGCACCGGCACCGGCACCGTAATACAAGGTTGGCCCTACGGCATCGGCCATCACTAATACCGCGTTCATTACGCCATCAACGTTGGCGATTAAGCGACGCTGAGGAATCATAGTGGGATGCACACGCAATTCAATACCAGCATCAGTACGACGCGCTATGCCTAAATGTTTAATACGGTAGCCTAATTCTTCGGCATATTGCATATCATCACGGGTGATATTGCCAATACCCTCAGTAAATACGGCATCAAATTGTAACGGTATACCAAACGCAATCGAGGCAAGAATAGTGAGCTTATGCGCTGCATCAATACCTTCAACATCAAAAGTCGGATCTGCCTCGGCATAACCCAGTGCTTGTGCTTCTGCTAGTACATCCGCAAAGTCACGGCCTTTGTCGCGCATTTCACTAAGGATGAAGTTACCGGTACCATTAATAATACCAGCAACCCACAAAATTGAATTGCCTGCCAAACCCTCGCGCAAGGCTTTAATAATCGGGATACCGCCAGCCACCGCTGCTTCAAAGGCAATCGTCACACCATGCTTTTGTGCCTCGGCAAATAACTCATTACCATGTAGTGCAATCAAGGCTTTGTTGGCAGTAACAACATGCTTACCATTACGGATAGCGGTCAGAATCAATGCTTTAGCTGGATCGCAACCGCCAATCAACTCGACAATAATTTCGACATCAGGATTGTTAACCACTGCAAAGGCATCTTCCGTAACAGTAAAATCGTCCGTAGAACAGCCTTTGACTTCGCGCGCCGCCGCTGCAATAATTTTGATCTCGCGACCAGCACGACGAGCAATCTCTTTAGCATTACGCGCCAGCACATTGATGGTGCCGCCACCCACCGTACCCAAACCAAGAATGCCAACATTAACTGGTTTCAACAGCTTCATCTCCCTTATTTGGATTGCCGTTAATATTAATTAGGGCATCTTTGCGAAACATTTCTTTAATACCACGTATAGCTTGGCGTGTTCGATGTTCGTTCTCAATCAAACCGAAACGCACATGATCATCACCATAAGAACCAAAACCAATACCCGGAGATACCGCTACCTTGGCATCGACTAATAATTTTTTCGAAAATTCGAGCGAACCCATTACTTTATAGGCTTGGGGTATTGGTGCCCAGACAAACATCGTCGCCTTCGGTGGCGTCACATGCCAACCGATAGTGTTCAAACCCTGGCACAGTACATCGCGGCGACTGCAATACATATCACGTATCTCGCTAACACACTCTTGCGGCCCTTCAAGGGCAGTAATGGCCGCCACTTGAATTGGCGTAAACATACCATAGTCGAGATAAGATTTTATACGCGCCAAGGCAGCAACCAACACTTCGTTGCCGCACATGAAACCAACGCGCCAGCCAGGCATATTATAGCTTTTCGATAATGAGTAAAATTCAACCGCGACATCGATCGCACCAGGCACTTGCAATATCGAAGGTGCTTTATAACCATCGAACACAATATCGGCATAGGCGAGATCATGAATAACCCAAATCTCGTGCTCGCGGGCAATAGCAACGACTTTCTCAAAGAATTCAAGATCGACACATTGCGTTGTTGGGTTACCCGGAAAATTCAGTACCAAGGCTTTTGGTTTAGGCCACGAATCTTTTATCGCTTTTTCAAGTTCAA
Encoded here:
- the alaC gene encoding alanine transaminase, giving the protein MFQDFPRIKRLPPYVFNIVNELKAEARARGEDIIDFGMGNPDQPTPQHIVDKLVETAQRSDTHRYSLSRGIPRLRRAICGWYRDKYNVSLDADKNAIVTIGSKEGLAHLAMAMVGPGDAILVPNPAYPIHPYGFVIAGADIRHVPLTEGVDFFVELEKAIKDSWPKPKALVLNFPGNPTTQCVDLEFFEKVVAIAREHEIWVIHDLAYADIVFDGYKAPSILQVPGAIDVAVEFYSLSKSYNMPGWRVGFMCGNEVLVAALARIKSYLDYGMFTPIQVAAITALEGPQECVSEIRDMYCSRRDVLCQGLNTIGWHVTPPKATMFVWAPIPQAYKVMGSLEFSKKLLVDAKVAVSPGIGFGSYGDDHVRFGLIENEHRTRQAIRGIKEMFRKDALININGNPNKGDEAVETS
- a CDS encoding response regulator, whose amino-acid sequence is MKKTNNSRHILIVDDHDINLRVVSHLLQRNGHQYQLASSAIEAVTLANQQKFDVILMDIHMPDVNGVEAVKRIRNTECINQTTPIIALTADSFSLSLRELINIGFNDRLIKPVTEQDLLYQLNNWFDTNDDNNKEARKNTRDKNKKAVSTLNELRTMLLKELPTNLVQLGNYQRNNDSEAIYQLAHRLHGASCYVDWPNLKAAANTLESHILNAQDPDKIDKCTRRLTQTIEQIIKDNA
- a CDS encoding 3'-5' exonuclease; its protein translation is MNVFVFDIETVPDVEGARRIHDLEGLDDKGVADVLFYHRRQQANTEFLRHHLHRIVAISVVFRGSSDRLKVWSLGDEGSSEKELIQRFFEGINKYTPTLVSWNGSGFDLPVLHYRMLVNGVVAPRYWDNGDDDRDFKWNNYLSRYHQRHTDLMDVLAGFSPRANAPLDEMAALLGFPGKMGMSGAKVWDAYQAGDIKGIRHYCELDVLNTYLIYLRYQMIRGQLLEAEYINECQMLRSVLAEEKHEHFDRFLSAWKN
- the rlmD gene encoding 23S rRNA (uracil(1939)-C(5))-methyltransferase RlmD, producing MSRAKKQAITEHTAIVEDLSHDGKGVVRVDGKTVFIHGALPGEEVTFNLKKRRRRWDVAELISIKNASTDRVEPRCAAANMCGGCSLQHLNSEAQISLKQGSLLEALKRIGKTEPQEVLPVMTGNFWGYRRKARLGVRYVTKKQSLLIGFREKDGRFLTDMQRCEVLHPNVGERINQLRELVGGMNAAKEIAQIEVAMGDTVTALIFRNMIELDDNDTASLIDFAKNSGLHIYLQPAGPSSVVPLWPLDSKLSYRLDQFDLEFEFLPSDFTQVNQSINQQMISQAISLLDLNKQDRVFDLFCGLGNFSLPMARFAGEVLAVEGEASLVQRAKDNAERNAIDNVEFHVADLSKPLIDTPWFKSFIQQGVEKMLLDPPRSGAYDIIKELQPVKFKRIVYVSCHPGSLARDTELLVHEQGYKLVKAGIMDMFPHTAHVEAMAVFER
- a CDS encoding threonine synthase produces the protein MPFRNRYTGLIDAYRDRLPVNDDARVISLGEGNTPLIRLHNIPDILGKDVDIYVKYEGLNPTGSFKDRGMTMAVTKAVEAGSKAIICASTGNTSASAAAYAARAGIAAFVLIPEGKIALGKLAQTMMYGAVIIQIKGNFDDGMRLVKEVAETAPVTIVNSINPFRLQGQKTAAFEIIEELGRAPDYHCLPVGNAGNITAHWIGYCESSAASGDCVTEACTFCDGHCKYTGDPIVGNRPVMVGYQASGSAPFMRGDMVDDPDTVATAIRIGHPQSWHQAWKVKEESKGWFDECTDELILSTQKLLTEKEGIFCEPASAASLAGAIEDIKSGKIKEGSTIVCTLTGHGLKDPDIAMKQGQSTFVTVDATLDAIKKTILDNME
- a CDS encoding homoserine dehydrogenase encodes the protein MKPVNVGILGLGTVGGGTINVLARNAKEIARRAGREIKIIAAAAREVKGCSTDDFTVTEDAFAVVNNPDVEIIVELIGGCDPAKALILTAIRNGKHVVTANKALIALHGNELFAEAQKHGVTIAFEAAVAGGIPIIKALREGLAGNSILWVAGIINGTGNFILSEMRDKGRDFADVLAEAQALGYAEADPTFDVEGIDAAHKLTILASIAFGIPLQFDAVFTEGIGNITRDDMQYAEELGYRIKHLGIARRTDAGIELRVHPTMIPQRRLIANVDGVMNAVLVMADAVGPTLYYGAGAGAEATASAVVADLVDVVRALTTDPENRVPHLAFQADALSDIAVLTADEFETAYYLRMNAVDEPGVLADVTRLLGEQGISIEAILQKGQKGQKGSSGDDNLVPIVLLTQRVKEAKMNAALDGISQLSSVTGNIARIRVESLN
- the cysM gene encoding cysteine synthase CysM encodes the protein MHFPTIEDFVGNTPLVRLQRLIGQSSNTILLKLEGNNPAGSVKDRPAISMISRAEMRGDITPGDTLIEPTSGNTGIALAMAAAVKGYHMILVMPEHMSLERRSIMRAYGAEIVLTPKAGSMEKAIDVARELVAKGKGKLLDQFANSANPLAHYEGTAKEIWYDSQGTITHFVSSMGTTGTIMGSSRYLKEKNSAIQIIGVHPTEGSAIPGIRRWPKEYLPKIYDETRVDRIIEVNEQEATETMLAMAREEGIFAGMSSGGALCAALRLSQEVENATIVSIVCDRGDRYLSTGIFP